Proteins encoded by one window of Arachis ipaensis cultivar K30076 chromosome B04, Araip1.1, whole genome shotgun sequence:
- the LOC107635065 gene encoding ferric reduction oxidase 2 → MNTNRRRRSEQVTNQEMDEEVLKKSPPSQEKYGRAQFAIRLMVLVLFLAWVFVWVVAPTDTYKQIWLPQLKAKINSSYFGKQGATLLLFTVPILFIAVLGSIYLHIAKKYNYFKIERSKNGKKCEGVFIGKRPMLVRGPLGIVSGTELALLFMFIVLLVWSFSNYLNNSFAKISQKSAAEDGEKVWQKKLDKSALMLGKVGNICLAMLFFPVTRGSSLLPLVGLKSESCIKYHIWLGNMLMTIFTAHGLCYIIYWAVTNQLSKMLEWKKTGISNVAGELTLLIGLLMWLTTFPRIRRKAFELFFYTHHLYILFIVLFIFHVGISYACIMLPGFYLFLVDRYLRFLQSRQQARLVSARVLPCEAVELNFSKTHGLTYNPTSIVFINIPSISKLQWHPFTVTSNSNLEPEILSVVIKSEGAWSQKLYQMLSVPSAIDHLNVHVEGPYEPVSTDYLRHETLVMISGGSGITPFVSIIRELIYLNITLRYRTPKLTLICAFKNTSCLSMLDMILPCYGINGDISSLQLQIEAYITREEDHKQNNNSIPLQSIWFKPNQKDSPISTILGPNSWVWVGAIISSSFIIFIILIGMINHYYIFPVDHNTNKIFSYPLKSSINMLVICVSIAMGASAAVLWNKKQNVKEAKKVQNMEGSSPSVERELESLPNQILANATNVHYGGRPDLRRLLLELKGSNAGVLVSGPKEMRQEVAAVCSSNLAENLHFESFSFNW, encoded by the exons ATGAATACGAACA gaagaagaaggagtGAACAAGTGACAAACCAAGAGATGGATGAGGAAGTGTTGAAGAAGTCACCACCTTCTCAAGAAAAATATGGCAGGGCTCAATTTGCAATAAGGTTAATGGTGCTGGTTTTGTTTTTGGCTTGGGTTTTTGTTTGGGTAGTGGCTCCAACAGACACTTATAAACAGATATGGTTACCGCAACTAAAAGCAAAGATCAATTCTTCATATTTTGGAAAACAAG GTGCAACACTTCTCCTGTTCACTGTTCCAATATTGTTCATAGCTGTTTTGGGAAGTATCTACCTCCATATAGCAAAGAAAtacaattatttcaaaattgaAAG GAGCAAGAATGGGAAGAAATGTGAGGGAGTATTCATAGGGAAGCGTCCAATGCTTGTGAGAGGCCCTCTTGGCATTGTTTCTGGCACAGAACTTGCCTTGTTGTTTATGTTCATTGTGCTACTAGTTTGGTCCTTTTCAAATTATCTAAACAACAGCTTTGCCAAAATTTCTCAGAAATCAGCAGCAGAAGATGGAGAAAAAGT ATGGCAGAAGAAACTAGATAAATCAGCGCTAATGTTGGGGAAAGTTGGGAACATATGCTTGGCAATGTTGTTCTTCCCAGTGACACGTGGCTCCTCATTGTTGCCACTGGTTGGTCTAAAATCAGAGAGTTGCATAAAGTACCATATTTGGCTTGGAAATATGCTCATGACAATCTTCACTGCTCATGGCCTTTGCTACATCATTTATTGGGCAGTGACTAATCAACTTTCAAAG ATGCTAGAATGGAAAAAAACAGGGATATCAAATGTAGCAGGAGAGTTAACTTTGCTAATTGGTCTTTTAATGTGGCTTACAACATTCCCTCGCATTAGGAGAAAAGCCTTTGAGCTTTTCTTCTACACACACCACCTCTACATCCTTTTCATTGTGTTGTTCATCTTTCATGTGGGAATCTCCTATGCTTGTATTATGCTCCCTGGTTTCTACCTCTTCTTGGTTGATCGTTATCTAAGGTTCTTGCAATCAAGACAGCAAGCTCGGTTGGTTTCTGCTCGTGTTTTGCCATGTGAAGCGGTAGAACTTAACTTCTCTAAGACCCATG GGTTGACATATAATCCCACAAGTATTGTGTTCATAAACATACCAAGCATATCAAAGTTGCAGTGGCATCCATTTACAGTTACTTCTAATAGTAACTTGGAGCCTGAAATTCTAAGTGTTGTCATTAAGAGTGAGGGAGCTTGGTCCCAGAAACTCTATCAGATGCTTTCAGTACCATCTGCAATTGATCATCTCAATGTCCATGTTGAAGGTCCTTATGAACCTGTATCTACCGATTATCTAAG GCATGAAACTCTTGTGATGATTAGTGGAGGCAGTGGCATCACCCCTTTTGTGTCTATCATCAGAGAGCTAATATATCTGAACATAACATTGAGATACAGAACTCCAAAACTTACCTTAATTTGTGCATTTAAGAACACCTCTTGTCTCTCAATGTTAGATATGATCCTCCCATGTTATGGAATCAACGGTGACATTTCTAGTTTGCAACTACAAATTGAGGCTTACATCACAAGAGAGGAAGACCATAAACAGAATAATAATTCAATTCCCCTTCAATCCATATGGTTCAAGCCTAACCAAAAAGACTCGCCTATTTCTACTATTTTAGGTCCAAATAGTTGGGTTTGGGTTGGTGCTATAATATCATCTTCTTTCATAATCTTCATTATCCTAATTGGGATGATTAACCATTACTACATTTTTCCTGTTGATCATAACACCAATAAAATATTTTCATACCCTTTGAAGTCTTCTATCAACATGTTAGTGATATGTGTGTCTATAGCAATGGGTGCAAGTGCAGCTGTTCTTTGGAACAAGAAACAAAATGTCAAAGAAGCAAAGAAGGTACAGAATATGGAGGGGTCATCTCCATCAGTAGAAAGAGAATTGGAAAGCCTACCAAACCAGATCCTTGCCAATGCTACAAATGTGCATTATGGTGGAAGACCTGACCTAAGAA gaCTACTGTTGGAACTGAAAGGGTCAAATGCGGGGGTTCTTGTTTCTGGACCCAAGGAAATGAGGCAGGAGGTAGCAGCTGTTTGCTCATCCAATTTGGCTGAAAATCTGCACTTTGAGTCCTTTAGCTTTAATTGGTGA
- the LOC107635056 gene encoding probable receptor-like protein kinase At5g24010 (The sequence of the model RefSeq protein was modified relative to this genomic sequence to represent the inferred CDS: added 36 bases not found in genome assembly) — MFFIHRATLFFFFLLFSFSTLSLSHPFSPLDNYLLDCGSTAPLTTAATSSLSADHRLFSGDLARTPNSPFHSPSLRASVSLRNDNPFPGLSPIYHTARVFTSPASYTFSLKDKGPHIVRFHFHAFKSPQLDLGRAQFRVLVDDYVVLTNFTRLNCTGQNPKVLEFLVPVEDEKIVIVFVPNRDSKLAFVNAIEVISAPNDLVPETAQFIGSSGNLVNFDGLNKQALEVVHRVNVGGPKVTPFNDSLWRTWVPDDGLLRSSFGSERLVFGGRIKYHDGGASREVAPDNVYNSARLIRSENDSVTNVNITWAFPILGGYKYLIRLHFCDIASISLNMLYFNVFVNGYLAYEDLDLSYITRSLASPFYADFVVDYGDGNVGGDLSVGIGPSKNSITHAVDGILNGVEVMKINNSHSSFDGEDCSTIVLKSWSKGNYSGLLLTLAAAVCIVLSLSMVIRRKMIESRESLSWSRLPVNSSDGDDHVKVGNI, encoded by the coding sequence TTCCTTCTCTTTTCCTTCTCCACCCTTTCCCTCTCCCACCCCTTTTCCCCTCTTGACAACTACCTCCTCGATTGTGGTTCCACTGCCCCACTCACCACCGCTGCCACTTCTTCCCTCTCCGCCGACCACCGCCTCTTCTCCGGCGACCTCGCCCGAACACCCAACTCTCCCTTCCACTCCCCTTCACTCCGTGCGTCCGTTTCACTCCGAAACGACAACCCCTTCCCTGGCCTTTCCCCAATCTACCACACCGCTAGGGTTTTCACTAGTCCAGCTAGCTACACTTTCTCCCTCAAAGACAAAGGACCTCACATCGTTCGTTTCCACTTCCACGCCTTCAAATCACCCCAACTCGATCTGGGTCGAGCTCAATTTCGAGTCTTGGTCGATGACTACGTCGTATTGACCAACTTCACCCGTTTGAATTGTACAGGGCAAAACCCTAAGGTTTTGGAATTTCTTGTCCCCGTCGAAGATGAGAAGATCGTGATAGTTTTTGTGCCTAATAGAGACTCTAAATTGGCGTTTGTGAACGCAATTGAGGTGATTTCTGCACCCAACGACCTTGTCCCTGAAACAGCACAGTTTATCGGTAGTTCAGGGAATTTGGTGAATTTTGACGGGTTGAACAAACAAGCCCTTGAAGTTGTGCATAGGGTCAATGTTGGGGGTCCCAAAGTTACACCTTTTAATGATTCATTGTGGAGAACTTGGGTTCCTGATGATGGGTTATTGAGATCAAGCTTTGGGTCTGAAAGGCTTGTTTTTGGCGGGAGGATCAAGTATCATGATGGAGGTGCTAGCCGTGAGGTTGCACCTGATAATGTGTACAATAGTGCTAGGTTGATCAGAAGTGAGAATGATTCTGTTACCAATGTGAACATTACTTGGGCGTTTCCAATTCTTGGAGGGTATAAGTACTTGATTCGGTTGCATTTCTGTGATATTGCTAGCATTTCACTTAATATGCTCTATTTCAATGTTTTTGTCAATGGTTATTTGGCTTATGAAGATTTGGATCTGTCTTACATTACAAGATCATTGGCTTCACCGTTTTATGCTGATTTTGTGGTTGATTATGGAGATGGCAATGTAGGTGGGGATTTGAGTGTTGGTATAGGTCCCTCAAAGAATAGCATTACCCATGCTGTTGATGGTATCTTGAATGGTGTTGAGGTTATGAAGATTAATAACTCTCATAGTAGTTTTGATGGAGAGGATTGTTCTACTATTGTTCTGAAAAGCTGGTCAAAGGGAAATTATTCAGGTTTGTTGCTTACTTTGGCAGCTGCTGTGTGCATTGTTTTGAGCCTATCAATGGTGATAAGAAGGAAGATGATTGAGTCAAGGGAATCTTTATCATGGTCAAGGTTGCCTGTGAATTCATCAGATGGTGATGATCATGTCAAGGTTGGCAATATTTAA